One segment of Thermodesulfovibrio sp. 3907-1M DNA contains the following:
- a CDS encoding KH domain-containing protein produces MKTLIETMAKSLVDKPEEVKVTEIEGEKTTVYELRVAPSDLGKVIGKQGKTARAMRTILGAAGTKVGKRCVLEILE; encoded by the coding sequence ATGAAGACACTCATTGAGACAATGGCAAAGTCATTGGTGGACAAACCAGAGGAGGTTAAGGTTACTGAGATTGAGGGTGAGAAAACCACTGTTTATGAGCTCAGAGTTGCTCCAAGTGATCTTGGAAAGGTTATCGGAAAGCAGGGTAAAACCGCAAGGGCTATGAGGACCATCCTTGGTGCTGCTGGAACAAAAGTTGGCAAAAGATGCGTCCTTGAAATTTTAGAATAG